In the genome of Candidatus Zymogenus saltonus, one region contains:
- a CDS encoding DUF503 domain-containing protein — translation MEFFIHHADSLKSKRRVVKRLVSLIKNKFNAACAEVAGGNLWQRTVIGVAVLGNDASFVNSHLDKIVNYAESLDLAEMINHQIEILSYSDGDFL, via the coding sequence ATGGAGTTTTTTATTCATCACGCTGACTCTTTGAAGTCCAAAAGGCGGGTGGTTAAAAGGCTGGTTTCTTTGATAAAAAATAAATTCAATGCGGCCTGTGCGGAAGTCGCCGGGGGGAACCTCTGGCAGAGGACCGTGATAGGGGTGGCCGTTCTGGGGAATGACGCGTCTTTTGTCAACTCCCATTTGGACAAGATAGTTAACTATGCGGAGTCCCTCGATCTGGCGGAGATGATAAACCACCAGATCGAAATATTGAGCTACTCCGACGGAGATTTTCTTTAA
- the rbfA gene encoding 30S ribosome-binding factor RbfA, protein MKKSGSRRIERLKDLILEEVSRVLLMEVKDPRIGMVTVTGVELSQDIRIARFFYCVGKDADGSLIKDTQKGLESASGFIRSTLAANLNLKRTPEIFFVYDKTLDYGEKIDKILEDLKEES, encoded by the coding sequence TTGAAAAAAAGCGGCTCAAGGCGTATCGAGAGGCTGAAGGATCTGATATTGGAAGAGGTCTCCAGGGTGCTACTCATGGAGGTCAAAGACCCCAGGATAGGGATGGTTACGGTGACCGGGGTTGAGTTGTCTCAGGACATAAGGATAGCCCGTTTTTTTTATTGCGTGGGAAAGGACGCGGACGGTTCATTGATTAAGGATACCCAGAAGGGCCTGGAAAGCGCATCCGGATTCATCAGGAGCACATTGGCGGCCAATCTTAATCTCAAGAGAACCCCGGAGATCTTTTTTGTGTATGATAAAACTCTGGATTACGGGGAAAAGATCGATAAAATATTAGAAGATTTGAAGGAAGAGTCCTGA
- a CDS encoding bifunctional oligoribonuclease/PAP phosphatase NrnA — protein sequence MLREISRVIDDAESFFLTSHLNPDGDAIGSILAFKGILNKLGHDPVLYMEDPVPENFKFLPGSDKIIHHMNGISGRTFDLAIVVDSTDWMRTGGPFEPEVNFRKVINIDHHKSNTNFGDINLVKTEASATSEIIYDLLNVMGLPLSLEVATCIYAGIMTDTGSFTYSNTNDRAFGISEKLVKVGVVPDAIAEEVNENYSVSRLLLLKMALDTLEFSADKRIGAMTISQEMFKKTDSGPHIIEGFIDYPRFVSGVKVAILFRELSGGGKYKVSFRSRNPLDVSRIAGAFGGGGHMNASGCTVEGNLLDVKAEVFKVVEAELKKKRRNEEKRGS from the coding sequence ATGCTGAGAGAAATTTCCAGGGTTATCGACGATGCGGAAAGCTTTTTTTTGACTAGTCACCTGAATCCGGACGGTGATGCCATAGGCTCGATTTTGGCTTTCAAGGGCATTTTAAACAAATTGGGCCACGACCCTGTATTGTACATGGAAGACCCCGTGCCTGAGAATTTCAAGTTTCTCCCCGGCTCGGATAAAATAATCCATCATATGAATGGAATAAGTGGGAGGACGTTTGATCTCGCGATCGTCGTTGACAGCACCGATTGGATGAGGACCGGAGGGCCTTTTGAGCCTGAGGTAAATTTCAGAAAGGTTATCAATATAGATCACCACAAGTCCAACACCAATTTTGGGGATATCAATCTCGTTAAAACGGAGGCGTCCGCCACAAGCGAGATAATATACGATTTATTGAATGTTATGGGGCTTCCCCTGAGTCTCGAGGTGGCCACCTGCATATATGCCGGTATCATGACCGACACCGGCTCTTTTACATATTCCAACACCAACGACCGGGCCTTTGGCATATCGGAAAAGCTCGTCAAGGTGGGGGTGGTCCCTGACGCCATTGCGGAAGAGGTGAACGAGAACTATTCCGTGTCCCGACTTCTCCTGTTGAAGATGGCGCTGGACACACTGGAGTTCAGCGCCGATAAAAGGATCGGGGCGATGACGATATCGCAGGAGATGTTTAAAAAGACAGACAGCGGCCCCCACATTATCGAGGGATTTATCGACTACCCGAGATTCGTCTCCGGCGTAAAGGTCGCCATCCTTTTTCGTGAGCTTTCCGGCGGCGGGAAGTACAAGGTAAGCTTCAGATCGAGAAATCCGCTGGATGTTTCAAGGATCGCCGGCGCCTTCGGCGGGGGCGGTCACATGAACGCCTCCGGCTGCACGGTCGAGGGAAATCTCCTTGATGTCAAGGCCGAGGTCTTCAAGGTCGTGGAAGCGGAGCTTAAAAAAAAACGGCGGAATGAAGAAAAGCGGGGGAGTTGA
- the truB gene encoding tRNA pseudouridine(55) synthase TruB, translated as MSKDGILIVDKPAGLTSHDAVMRVKKALSAKKVGHTGTLDPFATGVLVMGINQGTKLIPFLDKTDKAYRGVIVLGMATDTYDSTGEIVERCDEADIEGVSEEDIRKAVGSFAGTIRQRPPVYSALKVDGVRLYKLARSGVTVDVEEREVKIFSIELVDYTRPRITIDATCSPGTYIRSLAVDIGKALGLPAHLEGLKRTRSGPFSIEESTALKEFAVLGDARGGGNGKRGPKGWSKVIGLREAVGDMMEISINEGQANQVVNGAPLLFDKGLFEDRVSGGKGDAYDIPGAVVKLIYNEKLLALARVVIKSKAERENKMNLKPFKVFH; from the coding sequence ATGTCTAAGGACGGGATCCTGATAGTCGACAAGCCCGCCGGGCTTACTTCCCACGATGCGGTTATGAGGGTCAAGAAGGCTCTCTCGGCAAAGAAGGTCGGCCACACCGGCACCCTCGATCCGTTTGCCACCGGTGTCCTCGTCATGGGGATAAACCAGGGGACCAAGCTGATCCCCTTTCTGGACAAGACCGACAAGGCGTACCGAGGGGTGATCGTATTGGGGATGGCCACTGACACCTACGACTCCACGGGGGAGATTGTCGAGAGATGCGATGAGGCGGATATTGAGGGGGTATCCGAGGAGGATATAAGAAAGGCGGTAGGGTCCTTCGCCGGGACGATAAGACAGCGTCCGCCCGTCTATTCGGCCCTGAAGGTCGACGGGGTGAGGCTTTACAAGCTTGCAAGGAGCGGGGTCACGGTTGACGTTGAGGAGAGGGAGGTAAAGATTTTTTCCATCGAGCTTGTCGACTACACCAGGCCCAGGATCACGATCGACGCCACGTGCTCCCCTGGGACCTACATCCGCTCCCTGGCCGTGGATATAGGAAAGGCCCTTGGACTGCCGGCCCACCTCGAGGGCCTTAAGAGGACGCGATCCGGCCCCTTCTCAATCGAGGAATCGACGGCACTTAAGGAGTTTGCGGTTTTGGGGGATGCAAGGGGAGGCGGCAACGGGAAGAGGGGGCCCAAAGGATGGTCTAAGGTCATCGGGTTAAGGGAGGCCGTGGGAGACATGATGGAGATATCGATAAACGAGGGGCAGGCGAATCAGGTGGTGAACGGCGCTCCCCTACTCTTCGATAAAGGGCTTTTTGAGGATAGGGTTTCCGGGGGAAAGGGGGATGCATATGATATCCCCGGCGCGGTCGTAAAGTTGATATATAACGAGAAGCTGCTGGCCCTGGCCAGAGTGGTTATAAAAAGTAAGGCTGAAAGAGAAAACAAAATGAATCTAAAGCCTTTCAAGGTTTTTCATTGA
- the rpsO gene encoding 30S ribosomal protein S15, whose amino-acid sequence MSLARETKNEVINNFKKHDSDTGSPEVQIALLTERINGLTEHFKTHKKDHTSRRGLLKMVGHRRRLLEYLKKKDIERYRKLIERLGIRK is encoded by the coding sequence ATGTCTTTGGCGAGAGAGACTAAAAACGAAGTTATCAATAATTTTAAGAAGCATGATTCCGATACCGGTTCTCCGGAGGTTCAGATTGCCCTCTTAACCGAGAGGATAAACGGGCTGACGGAGCATTTCAAGACCCACAAAAAGGATCATACTTCAAGGCGCGGGCTTTTGAAGATGGTCGGCCACAGAAGAAGACTTTTAGAGTATCTCAAGAAAAAAGATATCGAGAGATACCGGAAGCTTATAGAGAGGCTGGGCATCAGAAAATAG
- the pnp gene encoding polyribonucleotide nucleotidyltransferase, with protein sequence MTKATEKRVDFYGRPFSLETGKLAKQADGTVMVKYGDSRVLVTAVSLDSTKEGTDFLPLTVEYQEMTYAAGKIPGGFFKREGRPSEKEILTCRIIDRPVRPLFPDGYNFETQIIATVLSVDSDNDPDIMALTGASCALSISDIPFHGPIAAVRVGRVNGDFIINPGEDELEISEMDLVVAGSRDSVVMVEGKFKETDESVALEAIFKAHEAIQPLIDMQYELMEEVGKKKREFEERPFGKDYFSDAEEKNSKKISEALKIRIKRERNGALGQLKADYIDTLGVEEDASKIMEASSAFDNAEKKVMRSIVLNDGVRIDGRKFDEIRDIDIEVGFLPRTHGSALFTRGETQSLSTATLGTSQDEQRIDALRGESTKSFMLHYNFPPFSVGEARFLRGPSRREIGHGALAERAISGVLPEEEGFPYTIRIVSEILESNGSSSMATVCGASLSLMDAGVPIRKHVAGIAMGLIKEGDRVAVLSDIMGDEDHAGDMDFKVAGTDSGISALQMDIKIKGVDREILGKALDQAKEGRLFILKKMMDAIERPRPDLSKYAPRILTIHINPDKIRDIIGPGGKIIRGIIAETGAKIEVTDDGRVDIATHDEEAARKAVSIIENLTKEAEIGQIYEGRVVKIMDFGAFVEILPGVDGLVHISQLDHHRVNQVTDVLKEGDIVRVKVIDIDREGRIKLSRKDALKDEGPSPRDKRRPQ encoded by the coding sequence ATGACAAAAGCTACAGAAAAGAGAGTGGATTTTTACGGGCGTCCGTTTTCCCTCGAGACGGGGAAGCTTGCAAAGCAGGCGGACGGGACCGTAATGGTAAAGTATGGAGATTCGAGGGTCCTCGTTACGGCTGTTTCTCTCGATTCCACCAAAGAGGGAACCGATTTTCTGCCATTGACGGTGGAATATCAGGAGATGACGTACGCCGCGGGCAAGATCCCCGGCGGATTTTTCAAGAGGGAGGGGAGGCCCAGCGAGAAGGAGATTCTCACCTGCCGTATCATCGACAGGCCGGTTCGGCCCCTTTTTCCCGATGGCTACAATTTTGAGACCCAGATAATAGCGACCGTCCTTTCGGTGGACAGTGACAACGACCCGGACATAATGGCGCTCACCGGGGCATCATGTGCCCTTTCCATTTCGGATATCCCATTTCACGGCCCGATAGCGGCGGTGAGGGTCGGCAGGGTAAACGGGGATTTCATCATAAATCCGGGCGAGGACGAGCTGGAGATAAGCGAGATGGATCTCGTGGTCGCCGGAAGCAGGGACAGCGTCGTGATGGTCGAGGGGAAGTTCAAGGAGACCGATGAGTCGGTCGCCCTTGAGGCGATCTTCAAGGCCCACGAGGCCATTCAGCCTCTGATAGATATGCAGTATGAGCTGATGGAGGAGGTGGGAAAGAAGAAGAGGGAATTCGAGGAGCGGCCTTTCGGGAAGGACTATTTTTCCGACGCGGAGGAAAAGAACAGCAAAAAGATTTCCGAGGCGCTTAAGATCAGAATCAAGCGGGAGCGAAACGGCGCCCTCGGTCAATTGAAGGCCGACTATATTGATACCCTCGGCGTAGAGGAAGACGCCTCGAAGATAATGGAGGCCTCATCCGCCTTTGATAATGCCGAGAAAAAGGTCATGAGATCGATCGTCCTCAACGACGGTGTCAGGATAGACGGCAGGAAGTTTGACGAGATCAGAGATATAGATATAGAGGTGGGCTTTCTCCCCAGGACGCACGGCAGCGCCCTCTTTACAAGGGGCGAGACCCAGTCTCTATCCACGGCTACCTTGGGTACTTCCCAGGACGAACAGCGGATAGACGCCTTGCGCGGTGAGAGCACGAAATCCTTCATGCTTCACTACAACTTCCCGCCGTTTTCGGTCGGGGAGGCGAGGTTCCTTAGGGGACCGAGCAGGAGGGAGATAGGTCACGGCGCCTTAGCCGAGAGGGCCATCTCCGGGGTGCTCCCCGAAGAGGAGGGATTTCCCTATACGATCCGTATCGTCTCCGAGATCCTCGAGTCGAACGGTTCCTCGTCCATGGCCACCGTATGCGGGGCGAGCCTTTCGCTCATGGACGCCGGGGTGCCGATCAGAAAGCACGTGGCCGGGATAGCCATGGGTCTCATCAAGGAGGGAGACAGGGTCGCGGTTCTCTCCGACATCATGGGGGACGAAGACCACGCGGGGGACATGGACTTCAAGGTAGCGGGGACCGACAGCGGAATCTCGGCCCTCCAGATGGATATAAAGATCAAGGGGGTCGACAGGGAGATTCTGGGAAAGGCCCTCGATCAGGCAAAGGAGGGAAGGCTTTTCATCCTGAAAAAGATGATGGATGCCATCGAAAGGCCGAGGCCCGACCTGTCTAAATACGCCCCAAGGATACTGACGATACACATCAATCCGGACAAGATTCGGGACATCATCGGCCCCGGGGGCAAGATCATCAGGGGGATTATAGCCGAGACCGGGGCGAAGATAGAGGTGACCGACGACGGCAGGGTGGATATCGCAACCCACGACGAGGAGGCCGCAAGAAAGGCCGTCTCCATAATCGAAAACCTGACCAAGGAGGCCGAGATCGGGCAGATCTACGAGGGGAGGGTAGTCAAGATTATGGATTTCGGGGCCTTCGTGGAGATCCTGCCGGGCGTGGACGGCCTTGTCCACATATCCCAACTCGACCATCACCGGGTCAATCAGGTCACGGACGTCCTGAAAGAGGGGGATATCGTAAGGGTAAAAGTCATAGACATCGACAGGGAGGGGAGGATCAAGCTTTCCAGAAAGGACGCCCTGAAAGATGAGGGGCCGAGCCCCAGGGACAAGAGACGACCTCAATAA
- a CDS encoding insulinase family protein yields MFRKSEIGGGITFLSEYIPYVHSVSMGIWVKSGSIFDHKETAGIAHFVEHMIFKGTEKRTSFDIAREIDDVGGHLNAYTSKEYTSFYVKVLKEDLKLAIDVISDIFKNSTFPKDELNREKDVVIQEIKMVEDTPDEYIHDLAFKNMWGGHSLGYSILGEIETVSSFDRDTLFEYRSAHHTRDNIIVGLVGNFDINQAEGFLNTAFGGIGQGVPNDISCPVFAPGRIIKGRDTEQVHTLITFPALPYSHPKRYAQYILNTVLGGGMSSRLFQEIREKRGLAYSVYSFLSSFKEVGTLGVYAGTDKRSVAELMDVMTGEVVKMNRIPLTDGELNSAKGQIKGNLLLSMESTDSRLSRMVRNEIFFKRQVNADKIIDRIDSITPDDVIDVAREIIDTESMCCVFMGPITEEDVPGVFN; encoded by the coding sequence ATGTTTAGAAAAAGCGAAATCGGGGGGGGAATAACTTTCCTCTCCGAATATATCCCCTATGTCCACAGCGTTTCGATGGGTATCTGGGTCAAGTCCGGCTCAATATTTGACCACAAGGAGACGGCCGGAATCGCCCACTTCGTCGAGCACATGATCTTCAAGGGCACCGAGAAGAGAACATCCTTTGACATCGCCAGGGAGATCGATGACGTCGGCGGACACCTGAACGCATACACCTCAAAGGAATACACCAGTTTCTACGTAAAGGTCTTGAAGGAAGACCTAAAGCTTGCCATTGACGTAATCAGCGATATCTTCAAAAACTCCACCTTTCCGAAAGACGAGCTGAACCGGGAAAAGGACGTGGTGATCCAGGAGATCAAGATGGTGGAGGACACCCCGGACGAGTACATCCACGACCTCGCCTTCAAAAATATGTGGGGGGGGCACTCCCTCGGTTATTCCATTCTTGGTGAGATAGAAACCGTAAGCTCCTTCGATCGGGATACCCTCTTTGAATACAGGAGTGCCCACCACACGAGGGACAACATAATAGTCGGCCTCGTTGGAAATTTCGACATTAACCAGGCGGAAGGTTTCTTGAACACTGCCTTCGGCGGCATCGGCCAAGGAGTGCCTAATGATATATCCTGTCCCGTCTTCGCGCCGGGGAGGATAATTAAAGGGCGGGATACAGAGCAGGTCCACACACTAATCACCTTTCCAGCCCTCCCCTATTCCCATCCGAAGAGGTACGCCCAGTATATCCTGAATACGGTCTTGGGCGGCGGGATGAGCTCAAGGCTCTTTCAGGAGATAAGGGAAAAAAGGGGGCTCGCCTATTCCGTCTATTCGTTTCTCTCTTCGTTCAAGGAGGTGGGTACCCTGGGGGTCTACGCCGGAACGGACAAGAGGTCGGTTGCGGAATTGATGGACGTGATGACCGGGGAGGTTGTGAAGATGAACAGAATCCCCCTGACCGACGGCGAACTCAACTCCGCCAAGGGACAGATAAAGGGTAACCTGCTGTTGAGTATGGAGAGCACCGACTCCCGGCTTTCGAGGATGGTCAGAAACGAGATATTCTTCAAAAGGCAGGTCAACGCTGACAAGATAATCGATAGAATAGACAGTATCACCCCCGACGACGTAATCGATGTTGCAAGAGAGATCATCGACACGGAAAGTATGTGCTGTGTCTTTATGGGGCCGATAACCGAAGAGGACGTGCCCGGCGTTTTCAATTGA
- a CDS encoding peptide chain release factor-like protein: protein MFRKKDIQVEYFRASGPGGQRRNKKDTAVRVTHLPTGIRAVGTESRYRSRNLRAALMRLGEKLDLRSRKTRPRLPTRTPRRAEERRLLGKRLIGEKKSMRGKVTAHED, encoded by the coding sequence ATGTTTAGAAAAAAAGACATTCAGGTTGAGTACTTCAGGGCGTCCGGCCCAGGGGGCCAGCGGAGAAATAAGAAGGACACGGCGGTGAGGGTGACCCACCTGCCCACTGGGATAAGGGCGGTGGGGACCGAGAGCAGGTACAGGAGCAGAAACCTGAGGGCCGCCCTGATGCGTCTTGGAGAAAAGCTGGATTTGCGGAGCCGCAAGACGAGGCCGAGGCTTCCCACCCGAACCCCAAGGCGCGCCGAGGAGAGGCGCCTTTTGGGGAAGAGGCTTATCGGGGAAAAAAAGTCAATGAGAGGTAAGGTCACGGCCCATGAAGATTGA
- a CDS encoding M20/M25/M40 family metallo-hydrolase has product MKIEDRKIGIDWEEIGREAAKILSDYIKIRTVNPPGDEEEAARFLESILKREGIEPLIMRSAPRRANLISRLSAKISGGDTSGLILLSHIDVVPVEEDKWERDPFGGEIVDGHIWGRGAVDDKGMGVMNLMATILVKRIGIELKRDLVFLATADEETGGKYGAGYMVKEQRERLKGKYLLNEGGAIVTDALPKGRPLVTVGAGEKGPLWLKLKRRGTPGHGSVPLPDNAVLRLSEALLRIERGKRPVIFSDVMVDFAAGLGDGMGGIKGGVLRLTALPPLRGLIGNIMGKNLSIGAMMRDTVSVTTFNAGVKENVIPDEAAATLDNRLLPGTDKSEYLDWIKKTMKDDSIEIEEIFHSPASRSPVDTDFYGSVKAVAQDMYPDVTVVPMVTSSFTDSRFFRDIGMVSYGLIPAELTTEELAAIHGHNERISERSLTNGVKFVYNLILKLCA; this is encoded by the coding sequence ATGAAGATTGAGGACCGAAAAATAGGAATCGACTGGGAGGAGATAGGAAGGGAGGCCGCAAAAATCCTCTCCGATTATATTAAGATCAGGACCGTAAATCCCCCCGGAGACGAGGAGGAGGCGGCCCGGTTCCTCGAATCGATATTGAAGAGGGAGGGGATAGAGCCCCTGATAATGAGGTCTGCGCCAAGGCGGGCCAACTTAATATCCAGGCTCTCGGCGAAAATCTCCGGCGGCGATACCTCGGGACTTATCCTCCTCTCCCATATCGACGTCGTGCCGGTGGAGGAGGACAAGTGGGAGAGGGACCCCTTCGGAGGCGAGATCGTTGACGGCCATATCTGGGGGAGGGGGGCCGTTGACGACAAGGGGATGGGTGTAATGAACCTGATGGCGACAATCCTCGTAAAGCGTATAGGGATAGAGTTAAAGAGAGACCTGGTCTTTCTCGCCACCGCCGACGAGGAGACGGGGGGAAAATACGGCGCGGGGTACATGGTTAAGGAACAGAGGGAGAGGCTCAAAGGGAAATACCTCTTGAACGAGGGGGGGGCGATAGTGACCGACGCCCTGCCCAAGGGAAGGCCCCTCGTAACCGTCGGGGCCGGGGAGAAGGGGCCGCTTTGGCTCAAGCTCAAGAGGAGGGGGACGCCCGGGCACGGCTCCGTTCCGCTTCCCGACAACGCCGTGCTTCGCCTCTCGGAGGCGCTGTTGAGGATCGAGAGGGGAAAAAGGCCCGTAATCTTCAGCGATGTAATGGTCGATTTTGCGGCCGGCCTGGGGGACGGTATGGGTGGTATAAAGGGGGGCGTTTTGAGGTTGACCGCGCTCCCACCCCTTCGGGGCCTGATAGGAAATATTATGGGCAAAAATCTATCCATAGGCGCAATGATGAGGGATACGGTAAGCGTTACCACATTTAACGCCGGCGTCAAGGAGAACGTCATCCCGGACGAGGCGGCGGCAACCTTGGACAACAGGCTCCTGCCGGGGACGGACAAGTCGGAATACCTCGACTGGATCAAAAAGACGATGAAGGACGATTCGATAGAAATCGAGGAGATATTTCACAGCCCGGCGTCCCGGTCGCCGGTCGATACGGACTTTTACGGCTCCGTAAAAGCAGTGGCGCAGGATATGTATCCGGACGTGACGGTCGTCCCGATGGTGACATCGAGCTTTACCGATTCCCGCTTCTTCAGGGATATCGGGATGGTCTCCTACGGATTAATCCCGGCTGAGCTTACAACGGAAGAGCTCGCGGCTATTCACGGCCACAACGAGAGGATAAGCGAGAGATCGCTTACAAACGGCGTGAAGTTCGTCTACAACCTCATCCTGAAGCTCTGTGCCTAA